The Bombina bombina isolate aBomBom1 chromosome 9, aBomBom1.pri, whole genome shotgun sequence sequence TGAGCACCTTTTCAAAGTAAAATCTGTTGATTGTCTGAAGCTTGCTGGAGGTGGTAAGAGGATCCAAatggttaaagatttttttttttttgtgcagccTCGTTCTAGGGGCGGGGCCACCAAGTGATGCTACAATCTGCAATTAAAGATGAACTTTGTGTGAACTAATTTATCTCACCAAGGTAAAAAGAGGGGCAGACCTGGGGAAGGATATATAAAGCAGGCATGGTACTCCTGTCAGCAGAAAGCAGTCTGGCTGCAGGTAGACAGCATATTGCTCAGCATGGAAATGTCCACTCTCCTCACCAGTGCTCTGTGCGCGGTGCTGATGCCAGTGCTGCTGCTGTGCATTGCACTCAAGCTATGGGACTTGTATTTTCTGACTCACAGAGACAGAAGCTGCAAATACCCTCTACCTCCTGGCACTATGGGAGTGCCCTTCTTTGGAGAAACTCTAAATATGGTGTTACAGGTATGGGCACTGCAGAAACTTGGCTAAACATTTAACAGATAAtgaccttaaggggttaatagtaactATAACTTATCAActgcagttttttttaatgaaattaacTTATTTAACTTTTCTTGCAGCGGAAAAAGTTTCTGACCCTGAAGCGTAAGCAGTATGGGCGCATCTACAAGACCCATCTGTTTGGCACCCCCACAGTGCGCATCATGGGCGCTGAGAATGTGCGCCAGATCCTGCTGGGGGAGCACAAGCTGGTGTCGGTGCATTGGCCAACTTCTGTGCGAACCATCCTGGGTGCCGGGTGCCTGTCCAACCTCCATGATTCGGAACACAAAGATATGAAAAAGGTAAGTTCATTAAAACCCAAATTTAATGGTCTCTAGTGCTGTTGATGTGGAAGGATATAGGCAATTTGCATAGTAAATAGAGTGCAATAAGGTACCTGTATCATTAACCCAAATAAATCCGATAgttcaggtttatttttgtatttgtgagCGAACAGCGCCACCTAACGCTGGATCTAGGCACTGATTCAACACGAACCTCAACTTGTTGCTTAtgtggttgttgttgttgtttattgtaTTTGCGAATTGTGTTCCTGTTTCATTTTACTCTTCCCGCTAGTTAATAGATGGAATAAATGTGTCCTAAATCTTCCAGAATGTTATAATCCTTTCTCACTTATACTGTTAGTTTGAAAAGTGAATCCACCTTTGTAAACTCCCGTCCTTTACAGCAGATGAGCTCCTGTTTTAGAGTTGATTAGTAAATACCGACCCTTTATTACCAGTGCAGCATTGGGTGATCTCGTTAGCCGATCGTACAGGGTTCCCTTTATGACCATACAACGCTTTGCTCCCATTAGGTTATCATGCAGGCGTTTTCCCGGGAAGCCCTAGAGAACTACGTTCCTATAATCCAGGAAGAGATGAGACGCACCATACACTTGTGGCTGAACAGCGGCCCCAGCATCCTGGTCTATCCCGCAGTCAAAAGGCTCATGTTCCGCATAGCCATGAGAATCCTGCTGGGGTTCGAGCCGCACCAGATGGGCAGCGAGCAGGAGCAGCAGCTGGTGGAAGCCTTCGAGGAAATGATCAAAAATCTCTTCTCTCTCCCCATTGACGTCCCATTCAGCGGCCTCTACAGGGTGAGTGGAAAACTTGCACTTCATTTCCTGTTTAGATCCTACGTGATCTGAAAGCTCCCAGTGTATCACATGTTATAAATGTAGAATCTTAAGATAATGAGAATATTCCAATTTGTTTTGCAAATTTAGAAATGAAATCCTATTGTACTGTTCCTACAAAACCATTTTCTAAGCCATGGGCTGTTCAATGAATGATTTCTTTGTTTTTGCTACTGTAGGGTATGAAGGCTAGAAACATAATCCACTCCAAAATTGaagaaaatattaaagaaaaactacTGAAGGAACCTGAAGCCTTTCCCAAAGATGCTTTACAATTGCTGATTGATTATAAGAAAAAGTATGGAGAACCTGTGGATTTAAAGGTATATTGGCCAATTAATGCTTGTTATAtaggtaggcttaccataatttttagaggtgaaactgggaccacctggtgctgtGCCAGtgagggtgtggtcaggagcgtggtcaagggggcatggcaattaccggtccttttaaagtagtagcttttatgtgtgtaatgtttcatggatactctacccttcctcagtcaaacaagtgaatcacacagtttaaatagaccataacaccaccccctagtgaaaaaggcaccattatgttgtcatggcaaataaatcattaatctaaatctcagattctaaataatgccaaacatcaagcataattatcacattcataattatcaatttcacaatttaatatctgcagtgtaatatgtgttttatgtgcctaattaaggaacagagccaaatactgataaggcataaatacaacattgaatgaaagtaaaaaagaaacacgtacctgctaaagctgtttaagaggctactctataccataatgcaggaagattatagccaaaatgctatcctgcatgcagtaaagcaagatccacgccaaaaatcctgcctgtctgtacttcctagtcatacccatatgattcccctaaaggtgtattaccggcaatgtcactaGGGGttcggggggtgttaaattcttagaaaaatataccaagtagtactacaaaataaaaaaacctatgctgctcactcagcctgtattactaaaggtaaactttgaaggacatgaACGTTAAGCTAcgtagggctgtatgtaacaaagtaccagcatccaactatgctggagagccacagtccagtcattttgaataatgtgtctgggtttcaggtgggctgaaacccggacgcatgatttgaaacctggaggtggcgaccctactgggacagaatgaacaactgggtgggacactgggacagcgcctccaaaccgggacaatcccagtaaaagtgggacttctggtaagcctatatataggtGTATGGATAGGCTTAGGAATCCTGAAACAAAACTGGTTCTATGTAGTAAATCACAAGTATTTCTCTCTGATTTAGGCTCTGAAAGAATCTGCAACTGAACTTCTGTTTGGTGGACATGGGACTACAGCGAGTGCTGGGACATCTCTTATAACCTTCCTTGGGCTTAACAAAGAAGTTGTTCAGAAAGTCCGTAATGAGCTTGAGACCATGGTAAGTGTTTGTCAGCTTTGTTAAAGAATCACTAAACACAGAGTAGCATAATCAATACCTGCTTAATAaacatttgaattttaaatgagtagtgacaaatttaaaagttaaatctcccttaatgcatcatgtgacagctatcagccaatcacaaaatacatatttctagcctgtgaatctatctgaatcatgaaagtgtgatttttgacttgactgtccctttaaaggtaactcCAAATTACATTGTGCCCAGTGGGTAAAGGTTTAGTCTTTATAATAAAATCACTGCTATTTAGCTTACCAGGCTTGCACATGACTCTACAGTAAACCCTCAGTGAAATAAAATGATCTGCACTTTAATAACaaaatagggatcttgtcattAATTTTACTATTTGCTTTCCTAGGGCCTGCTGACCAACAAAGATGGAGAAAGCGACTTGTCTTTTGATAAACTGCAAAAACTTAAATACACTTCATGTGTCCTTAATGAGACCCTTAGGCTCTGCTCGCCAGTTCCAGGGGGATTTCGCGTTGCGCTCAAgacatttgttattaatgtaagtTGTTGTGTGATTTCCCCCCACCCCCCTCATGTTCCTAACCAAAATATGCTTTAACGCATCGCTACTGAATTGTATCCAAATCTGAAACCACTTTAATTTTACACTTGCGTGTGTGAATGTACAgtacataagtatatatttgttgcaTACTTTATGCATTGACTCATATCTTTTGACTAACAAAACATAACCAATTATTTTAAATTGGCTCCTGAGCCTTTTTATAGACAGGCTTTACACTGTTTTTATTGGCAGTTATCACTTTATTGCTCTGCATCCTGTTGGAGGTCAAACAACCCGTAATATGTCAGATGGTTTTTCTATTTTAATAGCAGAGTATAAACTTGTGCTGCACCTATATGACTTGAGCGTGatattaatatcttttttatttttataggggtatcagATTCCTAAAGGCTGGAATGTCATTTATAGTATTGCAGATACACATGATGAC is a genomic window containing:
- the LOC128640087 gene encoding cytochrome P450 26A1 encodes the protein MEMSTLLTSALCAVLMPVLLLCIALKLWDLYFLTHRDRSCKYPLPPGTMGVPFFGETLNMVLQRKKFLTLKRKQYGRIYKTHLFGTPTVRIMGAENVRQILLGEHKLVSVHWPTSVRTILGAGCLSNLHDSEHKDMKKVIMQAFSREALENYVPIIQEEMRRTIHLWLNSGPSILVYPAVKRLMFRIAMRILLGFEPHQMGSEQEQQLVEAFEEMIKNLFSLPIDVPFSGLYRGMKARNIIHSKIEENIKEKLLKEPEAFPKDALQLLIDYKKKYGEPVDLKALKESATELLFGGHGTTASAGTSLITFLGLNKEVVQKVRNELETMGLLTNKDGESDLSFDKLQKLKYTSCVLNETLRLCSPVPGGFRVALKTFVINGYQIPKGWNVIYSIADTHDDAELFSDNKEEFNPDRFLKTFPKDSSRFGFIPFGGGVRCCVGKEFAKILLKTLIVELCRSCDWELLNGPPTMKTGPIVCPVDNLPVHFKPYSSTL